Proteins from a genomic interval of Gemmatimonadaceae bacterium:
- a CDS encoding AAA family ATPase: MPLVDLYGHDEIRMLLARSADAGKLPGSLLFHGPRGVGKQRLALWLAQRLLCAADEKPCGKCRGCEYARNLTHPDLHWYFPRPRLKDADPDLRAVVDDNQDAIAERLANGGLYAPPSGSDGIYVATVRAIVQQASLTPAMATKKVFIIGDADRMVPQEGAEFAANAFLKLLEEPSAKTTLILTSSEPGALLPTIRSRAVSVRVPRLGASAMRALLADPLVSSALDESGAPRSAAERLSLAAGAPGQLFADESRGRSIAAARKLIDAAIAQNESARHAAAMSVGGSGARGSFTDILDAMLVLVAERMRAALHDSDETRALGASRASDAVIRARERAGGNVNPQLITARLLRELSTSLS, encoded by the coding sequence ATGCCACTAGTCGACCTCTACGGCCACGATGAAATCCGTATGCTCCTCGCCCGGAGCGCCGACGCCGGCAAGCTTCCGGGCAGTCTGCTTTTCCACGGACCGCGCGGCGTCGGGAAGCAGCGATTAGCCCTCTGGCTCGCGCAGCGCCTTCTCTGCGCCGCCGACGAAAAGCCGTGCGGAAAGTGTCGAGGCTGCGAATACGCCCGAAACCTCACGCATCCCGACCTTCACTGGTACTTCCCGCGGCCCCGGCTCAAGGACGCTGATCCTGATCTCAGGGCGGTTGTGGACGATAATCAGGACGCAATCGCGGAGCGGCTGGCGAACGGCGGGCTGTATGCGCCGCCTTCTGGCAGCGACGGCATTTACGTGGCAACGGTGCGCGCGATCGTTCAGCAGGCTTCGTTGACACCGGCGATGGCGACAAAAAAAGTCTTCATTATCGGCGACGCGGACCGCATGGTCCCGCAGGAGGGTGCCGAGTTTGCAGCCAACGCGTTCCTCAAGCTGCTGGAAGAGCCTTCTGCAAAAACCACATTGATACTCACGTCCAGCGAGCCCGGGGCGCTGCTCCCAACGATTCGCTCTCGCGCTGTTAGCGTCCGCGTCCCGCGTCTCGGTGCGTCGGCAATGCGCGCGCTGCTCGCCGACCCGCTGGTATCGTCAGCGCTGGATGAGTCGGGAGCACCGCGCTCAGCTGCGGAGCGTCTCTCCCTCGCTGCCGGGGCTCCGGGCCAGCTCTTCGCGGACGAATCCCGGGGACGTTCCATTGCTGCCGCTAGAAAGCTCATCGACGCCGCGATTGCCCAGAACGAATCCGCCCGTCACGCGGCGGCCATGTCGGTTGGAGGGTCGGGCGCGCGAGGGTCGTTCACCGACATTCTCGACGCCATGCTGGTGCTCGTGGCGGAGCGAATGCGGGCGGCTCTTCATGACTCTGATGAGACCCGCGCGCTTGGAGCGAGTCGTGCCTCAGATGCCGTTATCCGTGCGCGCGAGCGAGCCGGGGGCAACGTCAACCCGCAGCTGATTACTGCCCGGCTCCTCAGAGAGCTTTCCACGAGCCTGTCATGA
- a CDS encoding DJ-1/PfpI/YhbO family deglycase/protease codes for MAGDLTGRKVAVLATDGVEQVELTAPWNALKEARADISLISIKKGSIQGVIHNEKADTFKVNALAGSVSGRDYDALVIPGGLRNTEALRANADAVKLVREFMELDKPVAAICHAPRLLVQADAVQGRTLTSDEELADEVREAGGSWVNRAVQVDQKLLTGRRPEDLPAFCASLVELLSTAIDERRLDKMVEQTFPASDPLPGPISLS; via the coding sequence ATGGCTGGAGATTTGACGGGGCGAAAGGTCGCGGTACTGGCAACGGATGGAGTCGAGCAGGTCGAGCTGACCGCGCCGTGGAATGCGCTTAAAGAAGCGAGAGCGGACATTTCACTGATTTCCATCAAGAAAGGCTCGATCCAGGGCGTCATCCACAACGAGAAGGCGGACACGTTCAAGGTCAACGCTCTCGCGGGTAGCGTCAGCGGGCGCGACTACGACGCGCTGGTGATTCCCGGCGGTCTCCGAAACACGGAGGCATTGAGAGCTAACGCGGACGCGGTCAAGCTCGTGCGTGAGTTCATGGAGCTCGACAAGCCTGTAGCCGCCATCTGTCATGCACCCCGGCTGCTCGTTCAGGCGGATGCGGTGCAGGGCCGGACGCTCACGTCCGATGAGGAGCTTGCCGATGAAGTCCGCGAAGCGGGTGGATCGTGGGTGAACCGGGCAGTGCAGGTCGACCAGAAGCTCCTAACGGGGCGAAGGCCGGAGGATCTGCCGGCGTTTTGCGCGAGCCTGGTTGAGCTCCTCTCGACCGCCATCGACGAGCGGCGGCTGGACAAGATGGTGGAGCAGACCTTCCCGGCGAGCGATCCACTGCCGGGCCCGATCTCCCTCAGCTGA